In the genome of Deinococcus terrestris, one region contains:
- a CDS encoding metal-sensitive transcriptional regulator, translated as MTATVPVSDREAEKTKILNRLRRLEGQIRGLQKMVEEEKGCVEVMSLYASAKSAFESTGDVILETYVEMCQARGEKPADLVRLLKLAR; from the coding sequence ATGACCGCGACCGTCCCCGTGAGTGACCGTGAAGCCGAAAAGACCAAAATTCTCAACCGACTGCGCCGCCTGGAGGGACAGATTCGGGGTCTCCAGAAGATGGTGGAGGAGGAGAAAGGCTGCGTGGAGGTGATGAGCCTGTACGCCAGCGCCAAGAGTGCCTTCGAGTCCACCGGCGACGTGATCCTGGAAACCTACGTGGAAATGTGCCAGGCACGCGGGGAGAAGCCCGCTGACCTCGTGCGGCTGCTCAAGCTCGCCCGTTGA